A genomic window from Streptomyces mirabilis includes:
- a CDS encoding serine/threonine-protein kinase, producing the protein MAETRLIQSRYRLLDLIGRGGMGEVWRARDESLGRQVAVKCLKPLGPHHDQSFTRVLRERFRREARVAAALQHRGVTVVHDFGESEGVLYLVMELLEGRNLSQLLEDNKQHPLPVADVVDIADQVSGALAYTHQQGIVHRDLKPANIMRLADGTVKICDFGIARLGHDIGFTARLTGTGIAMGTPHYMSPEQISGAQVDQRSDLYSFGCVLYEIATGAPPFDLDDAWAILVGHRDTPPEPPRHHRAELPEYFERIILDLLAKEPERRPQDARELGRRIGTGRTTPVYVPTVVSPAIGRPADERRMWEPSTRGPAPSSSREPRLPSWTRGMTTGHKATGAGLGGAPPDAAAGLTGEWTARPATSAPEVPERVERPTPAPESLITLTGRHNAGLSLGRLGRWTEAGEVHRAVAAEREHVLGPDHPDTLASRYEVGFTLSRTGRAAEALREYARVARGRERALGPDHPDTLAARQEMAYVLGQLGRHFEAHQAYTAVLAVRERAMGPDHPDTLRCRHNLAFNLSRLGRLEDSYRMANEVAAARARVLGANHPDTLVTRYEVAYALGQLGHWPEALQTYREVAEARAQALGPDHPDTLSARYEVGISLGRLGRSAQALELYRDLIDDRTRVHGPAHPETLRARHGLGVNLGRMARWEEALAESRDVWAIRERVLGPEHPDTLVSRREVAVGLGWLGRWSDALTEYRGVATARERVLGADHPDALASRNDEAHCLEQLGRGQEAVELYRRVAALRQQRAARGG; encoded by the coding sequence ATGGCGGAGACCAGGCTGATCCAGAGCCGGTACCGACTGCTCGATCTGATCGGGCGAGGAGGTATGGGTGAGGTGTGGCGCGCCCGCGACGAGTCGCTGGGACGGCAGGTGGCCGTGAAGTGCCTCAAACCGCTCGGCCCGCACCACGATCAGTCGTTCACCCGTGTGCTGCGGGAGAGATTCCGGCGTGAGGCCCGGGTGGCCGCCGCGCTGCAACACCGCGGGGTGACCGTGGTGCACGACTTCGGCGAGTCGGAGGGGGTGCTGTACCTGGTGATGGAGCTGCTGGAGGGCCGCAACCTCAGCCAGCTCCTGGAGGACAACAAGCAGCATCCGCTCCCCGTCGCCGACGTCGTCGACATCGCCGACCAGGTGTCCGGGGCCCTCGCCTACACCCACCAACAGGGCATCGTGCACCGCGACCTGAAGCCCGCCAACATCATGCGGCTGGCCGACGGCACGGTGAAGATCTGCGACTTCGGCATCGCGCGCCTCGGCCACGACATCGGCTTCACCGCCCGGCTGACCGGCACCGGCATCGCCATGGGCACCCCGCACTACATGTCGCCGGAGCAGATCAGCGGTGCCCAGGTCGACCAGCGCAGTGATCTGTACTCCTTCGGATGTGTGCTCTACGAAATCGCCACCGGGGCACCGCCGTTCGACCTGGACGACGCGTGGGCGATCCTCGTCGGCCACCGTGACACGCCTCCCGAGCCGCCGCGCCACCACCGCGCCGAGCTCCCCGAGTACTTCGAGCGGATCATCCTGGATCTGCTGGCCAAGGAGCCGGAGAGGCGCCCGCAGGACGCGCGCGAGCTCGGTCGGCGCATCGGCACGGGGCGTACGACTCCGGTGTACGTGCCGACGGTCGTGTCCCCCGCGATCGGGCGTCCCGCCGACGAGCGGCGCATGTGGGAACCCTCGACGAGGGGTCCCGCACCCTCTTCCTCGCGTGAACCCCGGCTGCCCTCCTGGACCCGGGGCATGACCACGGGCCACAAGGCGACCGGTGCCGGACTGGGCGGCGCCCCGCCGGACGCGGCGGCGGGCCTGACCGGCGAATGGACGGCGCGCCCGGCCACGTCCGCACCGGAGGTGCCGGAGCGCGTCGAACGCCCCACTCCCGCACCGGAGTCGCTCATCACCCTGACGGGCCGGCACAACGCCGGACTGAGCCTCGGGCGGCTCGGCCGGTGGACCGAGGCGGGCGAGGTGCACCGCGCGGTCGCCGCCGAACGCGAGCACGTCCTCGGCCCCGACCACCCCGACACCCTCGCCAGCCGCTACGAGGTCGGCTTCACCCTCAGCCGCACCGGACGCGCCGCCGAAGCGCTGCGCGAGTACGCGCGGGTCGCCCGGGGCAGGGAGCGGGCACTCGGCCCCGACCATCCCGACACCCTGGCCGCGCGGCAGGAGATGGCGTACGTACTGGGCCAGTTGGGCCGTCACTTCGAGGCGCACCAGGCGTACACCGCGGTGCTCGCCGTCCGGGAGCGTGCCATGGGCCCCGACCATCCCGACACCCTCCGCTGCCGCCACAACCTGGCCTTCAACCTGAGCAGGCTGGGCCGCCTGGAGGACTCGTACCGGATGGCGAACGAGGTCGCCGCCGCGCGGGCCCGGGTGCTCGGTGCGAACCACCCCGACACGCTCGTGACACGGTACGAAGTCGCCTACGCGCTCGGTCAGTTGGGTCACTGGCCCGAGGCGTTGCAGACCTACCGGGAAGTGGCCGAGGCACGAGCCCAGGCCCTCGGCCCCGACCACCCGGACACCCTCTCCGCCCGCTACGAGGTCGGCATCAGTCTCGGCCGGCTCGGTCGCAGCGCGCAGGCCCTGGAGCTGTACCGGGACCTGATCGACGACCGCACCCGAGTGCACGGCCCCGCCCACCCCGAGACCCTGCGCGCCCGGCACGGCCTCGGCGTCAACCTGGGCCGGATGGCGCGCTGGGAGGAGGCGCTCGCCGAGTCCCGTGACGTGTGGGCCATCCGCGAGCGTGTGCTCGGCCCCGAGCACCCGGACACCCTCGTCAGCCGCCGCGAGGTCGCGGTCGGCCTCGGCTGGCTGGGCCGCTGGTCCGACGCCCTCACCGAGTACCGGGGCGTCGCCACCGCCCGCGAACGTGTCCTCGGCGCCGACCACCCCGACGCCCTGGCCAGCCGCAACGACGAGGCACACTGCCTGGAGCAACTGGGCCGGGGCCAGGAAGCGGTGGAGCTGTACCGCCGAGTGGCCGCGTTGCGGCAGCAGAGGGCGGCCCGGGGAGGCTGA
- a CDS encoding oxygenase MpaB family protein, translated as MDALRTGDQGLFGPSSVTWQMHGDPMMWVAGIRALYLQALHPRAVRGVLQNSDFRREAWGRLMRTANFVGTATYGTTEAAEQAGARVRKIHTLLKATDPDTGERYRIDEPELLLWVHCAEIDSYLHVLRRSGFPLTDANADRYIDEHRVSARLVGLDPTDVPASRAELAAYFEKVLPELAAGPEARDVDDFLSHPPTPSLLVPARALLWRRVAQLAYAALPPYAHELYGRPAPAPSTVTRRLRVTGTLLRCVPARLRWQLPPKHILRAMARLGPGSRPAPYKVGR; from the coding sequence GTGGACGCGCTTCGCACAGGTGACCAGGGACTGTTCGGTCCCTCCTCGGTGACCTGGCAGATGCACGGTGATCCCATGATGTGGGTCGCCGGCATCCGCGCGCTCTACCTCCAGGCCCTGCACCCCCGCGCCGTCCGGGGCGTCCTGCAGAATTCCGACTTCCGGCGCGAGGCCTGGGGCCGCCTGATGCGCACCGCGAACTTCGTCGGCACGGCGACGTACGGCACCACCGAGGCCGCCGAGCAGGCCGGCGCCCGGGTCCGGAAGATCCACACCCTGCTCAAGGCCACCGACCCGGACACGGGGGAGCGGTACCGGATCGACGAGCCGGAGCTGCTGCTGTGGGTGCACTGCGCCGAGATCGACTCCTATCTGCACGTCCTGCGCCGCTCGGGGTTCCCGTTGACGGACGCGAACGCCGACCGGTACATCGACGAACACCGGGTCAGCGCACGCCTGGTGGGCCTCGACCCCACCGACGTACCGGCGAGTCGGGCGGAGCTGGCCGCCTACTTCGAGAAGGTGCTGCCGGAGCTCGCCGCCGGGCCCGAGGCACGGGACGTGGACGACTTCCTGTCGCACCCGCCGACCCCTTCGCTGCTCGTCCCGGCGCGCGCCCTGCTGTGGCGGCGCGTGGCGCAGCTGGCGTACGCCGCTCTGCCGCCGTACGCCCACGAGCTGTACGGCAGACCCGCGCCGGCCCCCTCGACGGTGACCCGGCGCCTGCGTGTCACGGGCACCTTGCTGCGCTGCGTTCCCGCACGTCTTCGCTGGCAACTCCCGCCCAAACACATTCTGCGGGCCATGGCGCGGCTCGGCCCCGGCTCCCGACCGGCGCCGTACAAAGTCGGCAGATAA
- a CDS encoding acyl-CoA dehydrogenase family protein gives MHLEYTPEQQRLRTELRGYFAELVPDHAYARYDDPAAQKRFYRETIRRLGRDGWLGVGWPTEYGGRGLTPMEQFIFFDEAAQAGVPLPLMALNTVGPTIMRFGTAEQKEYFLPRILSGEIDFAIGYSEPDAGTDLAALKTRAVRDGDEATGHYTVNGQKIWTTNGDTADWVWLAVRTDPDAPPHKGITMLLVPTSDPGYSCTLINTLASHDTTASYYENIRVPVSRRVGEENKGWRLITNQLNHERVTLAAHGTMAIRALHDVQRWAMDTKLADGRRVADLPWVRRRLAQTHARLDAMKLLNWQMVNAVQEGTLTPQDASAVKVYGSEARRDAYAWLMEIVAAPGVLKEGSTGAVLHGELERGYRSAVIFTFGGGNNEIQREIISWIGLGMPRVRR, from the coding sequence GTGCATCTCGAATACACGCCAGAACAGCAGCGGCTGCGGACCGAACTGCGCGGCTACTTCGCCGAGTTGGTGCCCGACCACGCCTACGCCCGATACGACGACCCGGCCGCCCAGAAACGGTTCTACCGCGAGACGATCCGGCGGCTCGGCAGGGACGGCTGGCTCGGGGTGGGCTGGCCCACGGAGTACGGCGGGCGCGGGCTGACCCCGATGGAGCAGTTCATCTTCTTCGACGAGGCCGCCCAGGCGGGCGTACCGCTGCCCCTGATGGCGCTGAACACCGTCGGCCCGACGATCATGCGGTTCGGCACCGCGGAGCAGAAGGAGTACTTCCTGCCCAGGATCCTCTCCGGCGAGATCGACTTCGCGATCGGCTACAGCGAGCCCGACGCGGGGACGGACCTGGCGGCGCTCAAGACCAGGGCCGTAAGGGACGGCGACGAGGCCACCGGCCACTACACCGTCAACGGGCAGAAGATCTGGACGACCAACGGCGACACCGCCGACTGGGTCTGGCTCGCCGTGCGCACCGACCCGGACGCCCCACCCCACAAGGGCATCACCATGCTCCTCGTGCCGACCTCCGACCCCGGTTACTCCTGCACCCTCATCAACACCCTCGCCTCGCACGACACCACCGCCAGCTACTACGAGAACATCCGCGTCCCCGTCTCGCGCCGGGTGGGCGAGGAGAACAAGGGCTGGCGGTTGATCACCAACCAGCTCAACCACGAACGCGTCACCCTCGCCGCACACGGCACCATGGCGATCCGCGCCCTGCACGACGTCCAGCGCTGGGCCATGGACACCAAGCTCGCCGACGGCCGCCGCGTCGCCGACCTCCCCTGGGTGCGCCGCCGCCTCGCCCAGACCCACGCCAGACTCGACGCGATGAAGCTCCTCAACTGGCAGATGGTGAACGCCGTCCAGGAGGGCACCCTCACCCCGCAGGACGCCTCCGCGGTCAAGGTGTACGGCTCCGAGGCCCGCCGGGACGCGTACGCCTGGCTCATGGAGATCGTCGCCGCGCCCGGCGTCCTCAAGGAGGGCTCCACGGGCGCCGTCCTGCACGGCGAGCTGGAACGCGGCTACCGCTCGGCGGTGATCTTCACCTTCGGCGGCGGGAACAACGAGATCCAGCGCGAAATCATCTCGTGGATCGGACTGGGGATGCCGCGGGTCCGGCGTTAG